Proteins encoded together in one Malassezia restricta chromosome IX, complete sequence window:
- a CDS encoding mitochondrial import inner membrane translocase subunit TIM16 produces the protein MSFPRLLAQIAFTGSRILGRAFMEAGRQAVRNVRAGQVEGAAAAASARGGASAPSNSLTVTHRMALDEARMILNMQGDVTLPPRGQGIPDEVKRELVERYERLFVINAPPAPKGKQGGGQGSFYIQSKIVRARERIEAEWALQAPPPQAS, from the exons ATG TCGTTCCCGCGTTTGCTCGCGCAGATTGCGTTCACGGGATCGCGCATTTTAGGGCGCGCATTCATGGAAGCTGGCCGTCAGGCCGTGCGCA ACGTTCGTGCTGGACAAGTCGAGGGCgccgcagcggcggcgagcgcgcgtgGCGGTGCATCTGCACCGTCCAACTCACTGACCGTAACGCATCGCATGGCGCTCGACGAAGCACGCATGATCCTGAATATGCAGGGCGACGTGACGCTGCCGCCACGTGGTCAAGGCATCCCTGACGAGGTCAAGCGCGAATTGGTCGAGCGCTATGAACGCCTGTTTGTGATCAATGCCCCGCCTGCGCCCAAGGGCAAGCAGGGCGGCGGCCAGGGGTCGTTCTATATTCAGTCGAAGATTGTgcgagcgcgcgagcgcatcgaggccgAATGGGCCCTCCAAGCCCCTCCGCCTCAGGCGTCGTAA
- a CDS encoding OmpA-like domain protein produces MHDFDSGSELSSPGASPKGAPAEPAADAPPVAPQAPAPESAPTQESAPPPPPKKPRTRPPPEARFAHDMSGWDQLFGPMTQPTPTRAKDATPEQRAAAVEAESARVRESRAHEAEKAREEKAREATERAKEQERHVAAAIRKPRVRPDVPPTERRPQSVTLDVLAEKRRQLRDDMHVATSMDMLSHIRSMHSFEDAMAQDRRALRASKFGAGLQHLRMGS; encoded by the coding sequence atgcacgaCTTTGACTCGGGGTCGGAGCTGAGCAGTCCCGGGGCATCGCCGAAAGGCGCTCCCGCTGAGCCAGCTGCGGATGCGCCACCAGTCGCGCCACAGGCACCTGCACCAGAGTCGGCACCCACCCAAGAGTCGGCGCCCCCACCGCCTCCCAAAaagccacgcacgcgaCCGCCGCCCGAGGCGCGGTTTGCGCATGACATGAGCGGATGGGACCAGCTGTTTGGGCCCATGACGCAgccgacgccgacgcggGCCAAGGATGCTACGCCagagcagcgcgccgctgccgtgGAAGCCGAGTccgcgcgcgtgcgcgagaGTCGCGCCCACGAGGCGGAGAAAGCGCGGGAGGAAAAGGCTCGTGAGGCGACGGAGCGGGCCAAGGAGCAGGagcggcacgtcgctgcgGCGATTCGAAAGCCGCGTGTCCGACCTGATGTGCCGCCTACGGAGCGACGCCCTCAGTCTGTGACGCTGGACGTGCTTGCCGAGAAGCGCCGGCAGCTGCGAGACGATATGCACGTCGCTACGTCGATGGATATGCTCTCCCACATTCGCTCGATGCATTCGTTTGAAGATGCCATGGCACAGGATCGCCGCGCTCTGCGTGCATCCAAGTTCGGTGCTGGACTGCAGCATCTACGTATGGGGTCGTAG